The window GTCCTCCTTGGGCGATCTTATAAAAATCGGAAAAAATTGCCGCCAATGACTATGCTCCACGATCTGACTGAAGACTATCTCCTCGTAGCGAAACGAATTATATAATTAGGAGGTGGGACTTTGTTGGAAACTAATGGAGCGCACGAAGGCATTAAAGCTCGTACCGATTGCactaatttttttgcttttggccAGTGTTAGGACTTTgatcgccaaaaaaaaaaaaaaaaacacgatcAAGAAAGTGCGATTTGGAACAAATCGATGCGAGAGTTTAAAGAAAAAcgtatcacaaaaaatcatgaataGCTGAATTTGTATCGTTCACGATTCACAATCATAAAATAATGATTTCCGTGAACAAGTGCTCTAAGATCGGCTGAATGATTACATGGAAGCTTAACCAGATCCACCTTATTAACAAAGttagggttaatatcataaaaaaaatcgaattgatAAGCTTGCAACAATTTTCCTCttcattaattattaaattggaTAATATGTGGCAGTTGCTAGTTTAAGGTTTTATCTCCCATTTGTCACATAAATATTAATTTGTGAATTTCTGTAGTAATAATTCAATTTACGGAAAATATCGGAGGGCAAATTTgtacaaatttaccatttttaggatatttggtgataaaaaaaataattttgataaatttgtcacagtaatatcagttttggattttttgtgatattaacctgTAAGGTTAAGATGTAGTTAAGGAATTAAGGAAGACACCTAGACCCCTCCTTGTCCAAACTATTTTTCCAAGGGAATGtgactaaaaaattaatttcttcgCCTTTTACTCCACTTTaccatttcttctttccccaCGCATTATCAGCTCTTTGATTTTCTAAATGAAAACGACTAATCTGACAAAGAACCTTCGATGCAAAAGCTTAGTCGTTGATTAATTGCGATTAGAATGCTAATGACATCAGACATATACTAATcccacaataaaaaaaatgaatttatatcgAATGATGATTGCAATAGGGATCTGAGATCACGCATCATGAATCATGCCGCGGCTGCCGACCTACCATTAAGCGAGCATCGCCACCGTTGGTTTGCTATCAAATATGCTGGAGGATCCGATCGAACGGTGCTCGCCTCACGTGTGTGTacatggaggagagagagagagagagagagagagagagagagagagagagagctcccaAGTGTTTTTCGATTAAGTACTGGCCCCGACTGACCGGTTACGAAGCAGAGTGTTACGggctttttcacttctttttttttttaaataatcattaTAGTATTGTCCATCGCTCCATGTTTGGTTGAATGTGCAATCATACGTTATTAGAGAATCatctaaaataatttcattgaaaGTCAATCGAGCCCTTTCGTTAAGAATCTATGCGAATGACCTtttgtcaatataattgtcttgaGATCTGAGCACTGTTATTTAATAAGAGAAATTGAAAGAGGCTAGCTAACCTCAGCTTAATCATCTCGTCGGAAACAAAGATTCAGTAATTATTTATCGACAAAATTCTGCATTCTTTATAGACCGTGTAAACTGAGCCTATCCTTGACCAATGATCATGTGGTCCCATCGCGATGCCCGTACAATTAGTAATTTTGATATTGGGTTCACGATATATTCCAGATGTTACCGTAAGTTTCTCTTCGCAATTCATGTTTTGAGAAAGTCAAAGGATCGTAGCATTCTAATTTATTAGTGTACCAATTCTTGCATGACCTCTTCAACATTGTTCATGACTAAGTTTATAATTCCCTTACGGAGAGGGCGTAAGTTTTTAATGCTATCTTGTGAGGTTGCCTGAGGGATGAGCATTTGTGTGGACTTGGTACTTGGAAAGCAACGTTTCCTATGAGGAATTTTAGGGGTTTAATAAGAAATCTTAGTACATGTAGCATTTCTTAATCTATCATGATCAGCCGATGAAGGAAATACAAGGCCACATTTTTCCCTTCCTTAAATACAGAAGCATCTAGccctctattttattttattttttgttaccTTCTATTTCAAGTTAGTTCCCAAAAAGTAaggatgaaaagaaattatagatcaagacagaaaaaaaaaaaaaacacatacaTCCACTAACTCAATCCAATGAATTTACCATTATGAGGATGTATATAgagaaagagtaaaaaaaaaaaaaaagagcatatgTAATTCAATCAACATTGGCTGTAATCTAAGTGGAGAAGCAAAGTAGAAATCCGATACCTTCATtgaggaaattaccaaaaaggaGTCCAAGTCCAATCGGTTAACATATTTATTAGACCTAACCTTACTTCaaagtttaaattaatgaattataGACTCTAATTTTTCGATGACACACGTGTGTATCTCAACAATCTTATCAAGTTCGCTTCCCTCAATTCAGATTGCATTAACCTAACTTAAATCTCTAAAACCCACTTTCATCCACAATCTCTTTCTCTAAACCGAACCATGAAAGTTGCTATCAAAACTGTGTTGCTATATCATAGTGCTCACACACCCAGAAAATCATATTAGTCACCAAATTCTTTTCCTTGAGATTTTTACCAAACATCAATACATATTTAAGAACTCCTTGATCATCGATTGATATCATTTGTTGGGAGCACGTAAAAAGAAGGTAGGCCTAAGTGAATTTATTGTTCGACTTGAACTTGAGCTCTCTCTTGGTGATCTCTTTAATTGAAGTTATTGGACTTCTACTACTCATATCCCCAAAATCAATCACGTAATCGATTCATAAAATGCTTCATGTTCTTGCTCGCTCTTTTgccaaataattgatttttgtctTAATCATGGAGTGTTGGAGGAATTCGCCACATAGATGATAGAATCCATAAGTGAATTATAAAGAGAACAAATCACATCAAGTTATTTTTTGAGCAAATTGCTCATTTAGCATCCGTTCGAGGagcgattcttttttttttttttttccatatctCGTGActtcaatattttaattttgtttaaactGCAATATTTCAAATCTTTACGATATACGGTATTAAATATATAAGTATCAATTGACTTTATAACATtataaattttgacatgaaaataatcaattgacTACGTGCATTGAACAATCTAAATGGCTCTTATAAATATCCTTTAGCAACACACGAAATGCTCAACTCGAAGATTAGTGGGTTTGCCCTCTCTCAAAAAATTAATCTGCCCTTTCTTCTCACTCGCCTCTCTTTGGTTCCATTTTTCTGCGTAGTCTTCTCAACTCGAATCGATATTTTCTCTCAATCTGAATTGGGagcattttattatttttatctaattttttgccCTGGCTTGCTGCTATGCTCTTTTTGTCTACTtaccaaacttatctttcactTCCATAGTTAGGAATCAATCAATTGCTTCAGATCCTCTAAATCAAGAAATTTGATAGGATGATAAGTTCATAGATTATACGATATCTCATAATTTTGGAAGCTCTCATCTTCCGATCTAGATATTGATCCAAAAGCTCCTCTTCCCGATCTAGATTTAGATCCGGTAGATCACTAAAGGCGTTTCCATACTCATTAATATTCTTCCAAACTAGATCTAGattttgaaatctcttcaaccTGCTTTCAATGTCTTTGCACAACGATGATACTGAGGTCACCGGACCCAAGCGCAACGGGTGATGACGCAAGCAGTGCTGTAACTATCTCCGTTCATTATACTTTGACGTCGAGACAAAAACGTTCTTTTGGGATGAGGGCAATACCCATCACCAATTCCCGCTTTACGTTCGGGATTTGCTTGCTCCATAATTCCGGAGAACCAGGCACCCAACATTTTCATTACTTCAAGAAATCGAACGAATCTCCATCGGACACGATATTTCATAACATACGGAAGCGCGCCTCGACACGATTCTATTCCATTCTAGATAAATAAACagtaaaatataaataacacacaaaataaaatcttttttttttaattttttaactttacGCGGGTAAGTGGGGGGCGAGTAAAAAAACAGCACTACTACTTTCCACCCGGCATTCCGTATTTCGTACTCGCTTTCCCATGCTCCtacgtcttcctcctcctcctgctcgtACTCGCTTTCCCATGCTCCtacgtcttcctcctcctcctgctcttcttctttctccgtCAAAATcaacgaagaaaaaaaagaagaaaaaaaaggaaaaagaaaagagaagtcaTCTTTGACCACCACCATAGCCAAGTCGCCACCTTCCTCCtgcccctccttcctccttcttccctccTTCCTCCGTCCCCTCTCCGTCTCCCCATATTTATACACCGACGCGTCCGCGCAGCTCCCACCGTCCCGACCGAAGCTCAGATGGTCGCCGGCGGCATCGCTCGCCGGAACGAcgccagcagcagcagcagccgccgcCTCCTCGGTTGACTACTCCGGTTCGACCGCTCCCGCCTTCCGCCATGGGGCTCTGCATCTCCACCACCAGGGTCAGCGGCTCCAGCAgcaacgccgccgccgccgccaaccaGAAACGCCACGAGATCGGGCGGCCGCaggcgggggcggcggggggACGGCCGGGGCCAATGAGAAGAACAAGCAGAAGGTCAGGGGCGAGggcgggaagaagaagaaggggagcgGGGTGATCCCGTGCGGGAAGCGCACCGATTTCGGGTACGCCAAGGACTTTGACCGGCGGTACACGATCGGGAAGCTGCTGGGGCACGGTCAGTTCGGTTACACTTACGTCGCCACCGACAAGGCCAATGGAGATCGAGTCGCCGTCAAGAGAATTGAGAAGAATAAGGTGGttcactcttcttcttctttttttctttctgtttttcgtATTTTTTGGGTGGCTTCTTCTCTTCTGTTGCAAGTCGCGATTGCTGGTTCTGGAGATCAATTTAGGTTGCGAGATTGTTGTGGGGCTAAATTTGGTGTTCAATTCAGTTGTGTATAGAAGGGgatcaaaaaaaggaaaggatttTATGATGTCACTGATGGAGAATTGATAGACTAGATTACTCCAAAAGAAGAAGCTTTTTTCATCTTTGGAGAAGGGATAGTTTCTAGCGGTTCAGCTTTTCCGATTGAATGAGTCCATCTGAAGCGAGATAATCGGCGCACGCATCCGGTTGTCCAAAAGGGTGCGGACACTGTTGCAATTAATTCTCTCCGTTAGTAGGAATATTCCTGCGAATTTGGCTTGTTTGATGGATTCTGGGGAAGCTTGAGATCGGCATTAGAGGAGTTGAAATTTGTCGAACTCGGTGGGCTTTAGCTTAGAGCTTTTGCAGTTCAGGATCAGGTCAGATTCCGGGGGTTCTGCGTTTCGCCTTTGTCTGCTTAGTTGCTTTTCTGTGGTTAGCTCTGTGAATTGGGTTGCGAGGTTCTCCGCTACCTTATCTTTTAGTTGTTAAGGATAAGCAATCTGGATTTTCTGCGAAATTTTCCAAGTATTTGTCATTGGCCTGACTACGAGAACCACAAAAAGTACCCcccttttgcacttttttttttttgtctgttttttttttttaatcttcctGGCTAattcaaaaagaagaataatgcTAGAGATACGTATATTGTTTTGCAAGAATGGCTTTGCAAAGCGATGTGCAGATTTTTGTTGAGTGTGGAATATGATCCACTTGTTTAAATACTAACTTACAGCTCGCCATGTCgctttgaaaatcaattttgtggAGCTGTTATAGCATTACCCTTTGGGAGAATGGCTTGACACATGCTGTTGCATGTTCCTCAATAATTGTATGTTTTATGTCCACATGAACTATAAATTCAACCCATAGGTTCAATCATGACATGTGGGGCTCAgcggaaaggaaaaagagaagaaagggaaggggAAACGGAGAAGCTTGTTATGCAAAAAGTAGATCGGTTTCAGTAGGTATAGGCAATTAAATTGGCTTCCTTGAATTTCTACCTTATGCAAgttgaattttccaaatttttttaatatttaattatattacaTACAAATATGCTTATTTTGCCAACCATGTAATATCTCTTGTCTTATACAGTATCTTGATCTGGGTAATTCGGTTTAACCCCTTGCTTGCACATAATTCTTTTGCTTGAACTATAATAGAGGAGAGATTTATGATACGTGCTATTGACCAACAGTTACATCAGTAGACACTGTTTAGAATGTAGTGCAAAGTCTCCACGTCAGGATTCAGATAATTAGAAAGGGAATACATTTTGAACTCCATGCCTTTTCTAGCAAGAATATCTTCTAAGTGGCTCCtttgaactttttgtttttcttctcgtCGTAGTTTAGTGTCTTTATGGTGGTTCAATTAAGCAGAGGTCTCCGCATGGAGATAATCTTCTATTGTTGgtggtatatatatattttttttataatgtttgCATGAAACTCCTTTAAAAATCTATCCTAAAACGGTTGGGTAATCTTGCAAACAAAATGTTGAATGCAGATGGTTCTTCCTATTGCTGTTGAGGATGTAAAGAGAGAGGTCAAGATATTGCAAGCCTTGACAGGGCATGAGAATGTTGTTCAATTTTATAATGCCTTTGAAGATGATTCGTACGTGTACATAGTTATGGAGTAAGTTATGCCATCCTTTCTCGAGATGTTACTTTCCCCCAAGAACTCAGTAAATAGTATTATTCTAGTAATAATGCTTTTTTCtgcttttattttctatctGTGCATAATGACTTTGTGTTATCTTGATTTTACTTTTTCAGGTTATGTGAAGGTGGTGAATTACTGGATCGGATATTGTCCAAGTAAGAATTTTTGTCTTAAATGACTGAAGCGGCGATTCTTGTAGCTCGCAAATGCTTGATCAGTGTGCTACTTCTTCATGGTTTTCTTTGAGCAGGAAGGACAGCCGGTACACTGAGAAAGATGCGGCAGTTGTTGTACGGCAGATGCTCAAAGTCGCTGCCCAGTGTCATTTACATGGTCTAGTGCACCGTGATATGAAACCAGAGGTAGAAGTCATGACATGTTGAGTTACAATGTGGAGTAATGCTGCTTCGGAAGCTCTCTTATGTTTCTCGTTGCCTGCAGAATTTTTTGTTTAAGTCAAAAAAAGATGACTCCTCTTTGAAAGCCACGGATTTTGGCTTGTCGGACTTCATAAAACCAGGTGATTAGATTTTTATGGCTGAAGATAATTTTGCGTATTGCTTAGATGACATTTGGCTTTCTCTGTCCCGACTCCTGAGTAATATTAGTGGAAGTATTTCACCTCAGCACCTGCCTCCTCTTATGGACTGTCAGTAGCTGCCGTGCTAAATGTGATAGTGCAGATACTAAAGTGGgccatttaatttttataatcagATTGACATATcctctttgttttctttcattttccctattttgtTCATAGGGCTATAAAGGATTTTGACTTGCTTTTGCAAACCTATgccgtaattttttttttttttttataaactgAATGAGAAATTGCCTGAAAATTAATGCTCTTTCATTGATTGCAGGAAAGAAGTTTCCAGATATTGTCGGTAGTGCCTATTATGTTGCTCCTGAGGTATTGAAACGCAGATCAGGACCAGAATCAGATGTGTGGAGTATTGGTGTGATAACATACATTCTACTATGTGGGAGGCGTCCCTTCTGGGACAAGACTGAAGATGGTATATTTAAGGAGGTATTGCGTTTGTCTATTTGGAGCGACTTCATTTCTACCCTTTCTAGTTGTTTTGTTCAAATCTTGTGGGTTACGTGACCCATGCAATTTGACTTTTACTAGTTCGGAACAGCGGGTTATGCAGCCCATGCGATTTGACTTTTTCCTAGTGAAGAACACTTGAAATCTTTTAGAACATACAAATATTGGTGGGAGAGTCGATAATTAATCATCACTTGAAATAAAGTGAAAGCAAATGGTCCTTAATCAACAAAATGAGAGACTGTTGAGTGAAGTAATCAGTTTGCACTTCTATAATTTTAC of the Eucalyptus grandis isolate ANBG69807.140 chromosome 10, ASM1654582v1, whole genome shotgun sequence genome contains:
- the LOC104422757 gene encoding LOW QUALITY PROTEIN: calcium-dependent protein kinase 18 (The sequence of the model RefSeq protein was modified relative to this genomic sequence to represent the inferred CDS: inserted 1 base in 1 codon); its protein translation is MGLCISTTRVSGSSSNAAAAANQKRHEIGRPQAGAAXGTAGANEKNKQKVRGEGGKKKKGSGVIPCGKRTDFGYAKDFDRRYTIGKLLGHGQFGYTYVATDKANGDRVAVKRIEKNKMVLPIAVEDVKREVKILQALTGHENVVQFYNAFEDDSYVYIVMELCEGGELLDRILSKKDSRYTEKDAAVVVRQMLKVAAQCHLHGLVHRDMKPENFLFKSKKDDSSLKATDFGLSDFIKPGKKFPDIVGSAYYVAPEVLKRRSGPESDVWSIGVITYILLCGRRPFWDKTEDGIFKEVLKSKPDFRRRPWPSISNSAKDFVKKLLVKDPRARLTAAQALSHPWVREGGSASEIPIDISVLHNMRQFVKYNRFKQFALRALASTLDEEELADLKDQFDAIDVDKNGSISLEEMRQALAKDLPWKLKEPRVLEILQAIDSNTDGLVDFHEFVAATVHVNQLEEHNSEKWLRRSQSAFEKFDLDGDGYITPEELRMHTGLRGSIDPLLEEADIDKDGRISLSEFRRLLRTASMSSKTVSSPSNFRNSRKM